The genomic region CGTCGACCGACTGAAAGACACAGAAGGAGCTCGGATTTCTCCTCGCAAGACACCCTAGAAATCTCAACTGCGGAAAAAGGGTTGGTCGGATCCTTGGTGATCTTTCGTTCTTCCATCGCTTGATTTGTAGTTGATTGGTTCTTGGTGGAGTTTCTTGGTTCTAGAATTATGGGGTTTCAGTAAAGTACAGGTCTGTGCATTCTACCTGTTTGTTGATTTGTCTCAGTGAGAATTTCTTTATGTTTGATGAATTCCAAGGTCGATTGTCATTGTCAACTAGTTTGCTCGTCGGTTTCTTGAAGAATTGTTAATTGTGGAGGCTTAAAGATTTGGTTTTGGTTCAATTTCTGGTAGTCTGGTTGGTCTAGGAATGTTGATCTTACTTCCCTTGATAGTCTAGATGAAGAGACTTGGGTTGGGATTAGCAACCAGCACGGTCCTCTGGATGAACAAGATGCGGCTAATATTGGTGAGAAATGAATGACCCTAATGGAAATCGGGCTTTTCTGGGTATGTGCAGCCTGACCTTTGGATGACAACGTTTGCTGCATAACAGCCAGCTTTAACACAGTCCTCAATGGGCTTCTCTTGAACCAGCTGTGACAAAAATCCCCCAACAAATGCATCTCCGGCTCCATTGGTATCAACCAGCTTCTCCTTAGGTAACAATATGACAGGAAATAGTTTCACCTTCCCATCCTCAGCAACTACAACAGGATCTGCACCTTGTGTGATCACAGTAATCCTCTTGTGCGTACCTGATGCTTTGGGCAACTGGGAAATCTTTATGGCGATCTCCTCGACATTCTCAGTCTTCCAGCCATGAACCCTTGAAAAGGTTCTTGCTTCAGTCTCATTCCCAAAAACATAGTCCATGTACGGAAGTGCTTTCTCCTATACATCCTTGAAGAACTCACAAATGAAAGGAGCGGAAAGATTCATTGTGAATACCTTATTGTTTGCCGCTGCATATTCAGCTACCAGTTGAATGGATTCAGGAGACACGATCCAATGTAACTAGTTGCGCCAGGAACTTGAAGCATCCACTGGGCAACTTTGATTGAATTTTGAGTAGCAACTCCAGCAATATACTCTACATTGTAGCTGGAAGACATTTCGTCGTACATGGGCAGATGCTTGTCCTCAGCAAGAATGGCATTGTTCGGCTTGATGTCATATTTTGTCAAGAATTCTTCGTCGACGACGGCAGAGATGTCGAGAAGAGGATTGCCAATCCCCAAGAGGATCTGCTCGTGTGCCATTGATGAAAATAGCGCGGAGTTCTGAGTTGTATTACgagagaaggagaaggtgaCTTTTGGTCAGGAAGAAATTCGGAGTAAGGACAGTGTGTTATGGGTTTCAAGATTCAAGTTCTCAGTTCTTGCTGGGTTAGctacattctttaaatcagccccTGTCGCTGCAGATCGGTATATGTCTTCTTATTGTATATGTTACCTTCTCTGTCTTCATACTCTTCTTCAAGATCCGGGCGCCATTTgtctacaccttgccgtgcttGTATCCTCTTCCATAGTTCTTTAGCTTCCTCTATTGATGTGATCTCATTGAAGTTCTTCGTGTTTGGTATACCTAGGCAATGCATACCATGCTGATGGCGCCATTCCTTAAAATGTCTCTCAAAAGCTCTACGCCCCCAGTAACTGTAATTCCCGAATATCTCGCACTTGAATTCCTGACCAAGACCATGAAGCTTATACAGCCAGTAGGGAATGGGCTTCCCATCCCAACCCATTGGCAATTTCAGTGGATTGTAAATCTGCTTCTTCATTCATCTTGGTGGTGCAGCTTTCCGAGAAGTTCTTTCTCTGCTTCACTGATAGTCTGCAAGGTTACTGGGTTTGATCTTTCTGCAACTCTTGATATATTTGGAAAAATGCGTGTGAATTCTTGCATTCTGGTATGTACAATTTTGTGGTTGTTCCGATTATGGTTTGTGTCAAAATTCAGAAATGTACTGTCTAAGAAGATTGTTCAGCAGCTAACTGAGGAGTGGTGCAGTATTTTCCTTATTACAGCCTATAATGTCGAGTTTAACCAACTCAATTGTTAGCATGAATCTACAGTAAGTCCGGTTATACGATGAAGTTTGATGAAGTTGTAaacggtaaatcccacgaagggtaattcCGTGATGTACGTAGGTacatcccacgaagggtaatcctACATTGATGTTGATTTTCTGttgttgaaattgtgaaggcCGATGCCACTGTTAAGAGTAGTTGTATTTTGGTAAAATCCACAAAGGGCGATCCCATTGTGCTATAGTTAAGGCCAATGCCACACTATAGTTTGTTATTTGTCTGTTTAAAGGCCGAAGCCAATGTTAAATGAAGTTGTTgacggtaaatcccacgaagggtaatcccGCAAGAAGTTGTTATAACCGGCCTGAGGGTGTGTTACAATTTTATAAGAGGCTGTTCTTGGAAGATTGCAGATGGTTCAACATTGTGTTCAATGATTGTAGATGTTCTTTCAATCTCAAACTGGGTTTccccagttgagattgagggggagtattaagtATACAAGTTAGCAATACAGTTAGTAAGTTGGTTAGAGTAGTTAGGCTCTCCCTTATAAAAACAGTTGTGTAATTTTCATTCTATCAATTAATACAAAagcatatttctctctctaaatctatCTCTATGTAAAACTCTCTGTCTTCTCTTCATCTTccttcttgattttctttcaatttccaaaacattacaatgtagttaacagtaatccatcctttgttctttatgtttaaattcaattttatttttcttgttgtgaacatgagaggctaaacccctatttagctagggggtgattcgaaaccatgtttatgcttgcaagatgatttgattacttttggttggaatttcatgtattgtggattcaatttgtttaactgcttgatcgataacttatttatgtatgtttattgagagtgcacgcttaattttcatgcatgaatatgacgctagaatataagtgagtttcacctaatagttatgaacttatattcacaagtagtggaggttgcttataaacaatcgcgttaaatgaattcttggcactagtttcatgctcatcata from Pyrus communis chromosome 9, drPyrComm1.1, whole genome shotgun sequence harbors:
- the LOC137744439 gene encoding splicing factor SF3a60 homolog codes for the protein MKKQIYNPLKLPMGWDGKPIPYWLYKLHGLGQEFKCEIFGNYSYWGRRAFERHFKEWRHQHGMHCLGIPNTKNFNEITSIEEAKELWKRIQARQGVDKWRPDLEEEYEDREGNIYNKKTYTDLQRQGLI